One Amaranthus tricolor cultivar Red isolate AtriRed21 chromosome 1, ASM2621246v1, whole genome shotgun sequence DNA window includes the following coding sequences:
- the LOC130817516 gene encoding uncharacterized protein LOC130817516 isoform X2, protein MGQAFRRAVGKQRTTNVDPSSSRIQNSFDRTPPAVPDIKPQIHNNDSSPGDRNAPVMEERDSRYEAMLSQMVGRIHTKPGGKLEMGERLDLMNHLEFWVTIEEIGNLTTSDYVLCGCRLLLFRKQAGPCRKSETPQLIPDVTRIDPSLQER, encoded by the exons ATGGGTCAGGCATTTCGTCGAGCAGTTGGCAAACAGCGAACCACCAATGTAGACCCTTCGTCTTCTCGAATTCAAAACTCATTTGATCGAACACCTCCGGCGGTTCCCGATATCAAGCCTCAAATTCACAACAACGATTCTTCTCCTGGAG ATCGCAATGCTCCAGTGATGGAAGAGAGAGATTCAAGGTATGAAGCTATGCTTAGTCAAATGGTGGGAAGAATTCATACTAAGCCTGGTGGCAAGCTTGAAATGGGAGAG AGATTGGACTTGATGAACCATTTGGAATTTTGGGTGACAATTGAAGAGATAGGGAACCTAACTACTTCAGATTATGTACTCTGTGGATGTAG GCTTTTGTTGTTCAGAAAGCAAGCAGGCCCTTGCCGAAAATCCGAAACACCACAACTGATACCGGACGTTACGAGGATAGACCCGTCACTGCAGGAACGTTGA
- the LOC130817516 gene encoding uncharacterized protein LOC130817516 isoform X1, with protein sequence MGQAFRRAVGKQRTTNVDPSSSRIQNSFDRTPPAVPDIKPQIHNNDSSPGDRNAPVMEERDSRYEAMLSQMVGRIHTKPGGKLEMGEAFVVQKASRPLPKIRNTTTDTGRYEDRPVTAGTLNVAQLRHMMHLYQGNTDEHDRPLELKEFAERFRVDVAQLERIFQHVSLPPEDDDSNKKRLNVED encoded by the exons ATGGGTCAGGCATTTCGTCGAGCAGTTGGCAAACAGCGAACCACCAATGTAGACCCTTCGTCTTCTCGAATTCAAAACTCATTTGATCGAACACCTCCGGCGGTTCCCGATATCAAGCCTCAAATTCACAACAACGATTCTTCTCCTGGAG ATCGCAATGCTCCAGTGATGGAAGAGAGAGATTCAAGGTATGAAGCTATGCTTAGTCAAATGGTGGGAAGAATTCATACTAAGCCTGGTGGCAAGCTTGAAATGGGAGAG GCTTTTGTTGTTCAGAAAGCAAGCAGGCCCTTGCCGAAAATCCGAAACACCACAACTGATACCGGACGTTACGAGGATAGACCCGTCACTGCAGGAACGTTGAACGTAGCTCAACTTCGTCACATGATGCATCTGTATCAAGGAAACACTGACGAGCATGATCGGCCACTAGAATTGAAAGAGTTCGCCGAGAGGTTTCGTGTGGATGTTGCACAGCTAGAAAGGATTTTCCAGCATGTATCCCTGCCTCCTGAGGATGATGATAGTAACAAAAAGAGACTTAATGTTGAAGACTGA
- the LOC130810476 gene encoding uncharacterized acetyltransferase At3g50280-like, which produces MGEVKLISEFYVRPQAEVNKSNQKYYLVPSELNLLLLSYLKCGYLYKKPQDFNTVLYFEKLKLSLSMALVHFYPLGGQLVTETYEHDHSSRIFVDFSKGRGVKVIHAIAPDLRLDDIISPNNDIPMVVRSFFSFNDQLINYDGHIQPLALFQVTELKDGVFLGISINHCLVDGTSAVHFLSTWSKFFMSSSSLPPSISHVPIIRPSFLNNIQTNNKLPYIKPSEFVIRTTPNNGIRERIFHFSNNTIAMLKCKANSQASHYQHKISSLQAISAFIWRSISRARNLHSNNLTSCTMITDLRPRFTPPLSRHCFGCFLNEAAVTVNITDLLSNNLGWAASLLHEKVIRLDDKVARHVFCKSPELEISCNASSGPNPVIVVGSPRLDLYGCEYGLGRPLGVIIGADNDDGEITISSSSKLDGSMDVQVSLASYAMNALLLDQEFMSFTSYIKSTL; this is translated from the coding sequence ATGGGTGAGGTTAAGTTAATATCAGAATTTTATGTAAGACCTCAAGCAGAAGTTAACAAATCCAATCAAAAATACTACTTGGTTCCTTCGGAATTAAATCTGTTGTTATTAAGCTACTTAAAATGCGGTTACCTCTATAAAAAACCACAAGATTTTAACACTGTATTATATTTCGAAAAGCTTAAACTCTCACTTTCTATGGCTCTAGTTCATTTTTATCCTTTAGGAGGCCAACTTGTTACAGAAACGTATGAGCATGATCATTCCTCACGCATTTTCGTTGATTTCTCTAAAGGTCGAGGGGTTAAGGTGATTCACGCCATAGCCCCTGACCTTAGACTTGATGATATTATTTCTCCCAACAATGATATTCCCATGGTGGTtcgttcattttttagttttaacgATCAATTGATCAACTATGACGGACATATACAACCTTTGGCTCTTTTTCAGGTGACAGAGCTTAAAGATGGGGTGTTCTTAGGAATATCCATCAACCATTGCTTAGTCGATGGTACGTCTGCTGTTCATTTCCTAAGTACATGGTCTAAATTTTTcatgtcatcatcatcattaccaCCATCAATTTCTCATGTACCCATCATCCGTCCTTCATTTCTTAACAACatacaaacaaataataaactCCCTTACATAAAACCTAGTGAGTTTGTAATCAGAACAACACCAAACAATGGCATAAGGGAGAGAATCTTCCACTTCTCCAACAACACCATAGCAATGCTTAAGTGTAAGGCTAACTCCCAAGCTTCACATTATCAACATAAAATCTCATCCCTTCAAGCAATATCAGCTTTTATATGGAGGTCTATTTCTCGTGCTAGAAACTTACACTCAAATAACTTAACAAGTTGTACAATGATTACGGATCTTAGGCCTAGATTTACCCCTCCTTTATCACGACATTGTTTTGGTTGTTTCTTAAATGAAGCTGCAGTAACAGTGAATATAACTGACCTACTTTCCAATAATTTGGGATGGGCCGCCTCACTACTTCACGAAAAGGTGATCAGATTAGATGATAAAGTGGCTCGACACGTGTTTTGTAAGAGTCCGGAATTGGAAATCTCTTGTAATGCTTCAAGTGGGCCCAACCCGGTGATTGTTGTTGGATCACCAAGGTTGGATCTTTATGGATGCGAATATGGGTTGGGTAGACCTTTGGGTGTTATAATTGGAGCTGATAATGACGATGGAGAAATCACCATTTCTTCAAGTTCTAAACTTGATGGGAGTATGGATGTTCAAGTTTCGCTTGCCTCTTATGCAATGAATGCTCTTTTATTAGATCAGGAGTTTATGAGTTTCACTTCCtatataaaatcaactttataa